The genomic region CATATTGGCAGGGCAGCGCACCCACGGGGTGGAGCTTTCCTTCGCCCGGTGGTTCACCAATGTGCTGCCCTTTTGGCTGGGCTGGCTGGGGGTGGGCCTGGCGGCGGGCGTCTTCCGCAGCCGGGCCTTGGCCACGCCCGCCCAGGCCGCCCGGTGGGTGGCCTTGACCTGGCCGCCCGCCGCCCTGCTGGGGCTATGGATCCGCTCCATGCTCCTGTCGGTGCCCATCCAGCTGGCCTTCGCCGCCGTCGTCACGGCCACCAACTGGGTGGGCCTGACGGCGTGGCGCACCGTCCTGGCCTCCTGGCGCATGAAG from Sphingobacteriaceae bacterium harbors:
- a CDS encoding DUF3054 domain-containing protein, with product MSPRGKVILAAIGDFFFIGMFILAGQRTHGVELSFARWFTNVLPFWLGWLGVGLAAGVFRSRALATPAQAARWVALTWPPAALLGLWIRSMLLSVPIQLAFAAVVTATNWVGLTAWRTVLASWRMK